From a single Drosophila sulfurigaster albostrigata strain 15112-1811.04 chromosome 3, ASM2355843v2, whole genome shotgun sequence genomic region:
- the LOC133843801 gene encoding kinesin-like protein subito — translation MEKDDVHHVPHCREVRSFLMPRDPSVDRRFRPRPNKQQRLFNEVIMESDDNSSTDASDTESEYASTNYDDEGSSTEHSEVESGPQVFLRLRPVESPSKLYVVSGDGNVLITSAAPNENSSNNMNRMEKHYSFSSIFDSSVGQRDIYDKCVGPKIMEEECVTIMAYGTSGSGKTYTLLGDNAMAGVIPRALENIFTMYKNQLYTTPKVKLVNSHMLLLEDDVVLEELQARRQLLALCPDISAQYNRLHHAIQGDHEFVPMESEDVSVMIWVSFVEIYNELVYDLLTLPPKQATMSEPRRKNLKIVCNKGQVFIKGLTSIFVKSGEEAIKLLRLGQQRITYASTAVNANSSRSHCVFTVNVLKYHRSGMTTCSSYKFCDLAGSERVDKTGTIGSRLREAQRINTSLMVLGRCLDAASSTKKKNNADVIPYRDSKLTLLLQPALLGTERLAMIVTVTPLDKYFEENLNVLSFASIAKNIIFKQPIIKQHNTRYSGFAESNLPPAIRDLKRIEELEEQNYKLQAEIDQMNYQHLLQMQLLEEKLRKELTDRFQANLEMNIKQGEERLDKMLHMQSREFEAKIASINRKHAEEIEDLKDEIEELKSPNSDIEIIDD, via the exons ATGGAAAAAGATGATGTGCATCATGTGCCGCACTGCCGCGAAGTGCGTTCGTTTTTAATGCCACGCGATCCAAGTGTAGATCGCAGATTTCGACCGCGTCCTAATAAACAGCAACGACTCTTTAATGAGGTGATTATGGAGTCGGACGACAACAGTTCTACAGATGCCTCGGACACAGAATCTGAGTATGCTTCAACGAACTACGACGATGAGGGCTCGTCGACAGAGCACAGTGAAGTGGAGTCCGGGCCACAGGTGTTTCTACGCTTGCGACCCGTGGAGTCTCCATCCAAATTGTATGTTGTTTCTGGCGATGGAAATGTGCTTATTACCAGTGCAGCACCCAACGAGAATAGCAGCAATAACATGAATCGCATGGAGAAACATTACAGCTTCTCCAGCATCTTTGATAGCTCGGTGGGTCAACGTGATATCTACGACAAGTGTGTGGGACCCAAAATCATGGAGGAGGAATGTGTCACAATAATGGCATATGGAACATCTGGTTCTGGCAAAACCTACACACTGCTTG GCGACAATGCAATGGCTGGCGTTATTCCGCGTGCTCTGGAGAATATCTTCACGATGTACAAGAATCAATTATACACAACGCCCAAGGTGAAGCTGGTAAATTCACACATGTTGCTTTTGGAGGATGATGTTGTTCTTGAAGAGTTGCAAGCACGTCGCCAATTGTTGGCGCTTTGTCCAGATATCTCAGCCCAATACAATCGACTTCATCATGCCATCCAAGGCGATCATGAGTTCGTGCCAATGGAATCGGAGGATGTGTCCGTCATGATCTGGGTGTCATTTGTGGAGATCTACAATGAGCTCGTTTACGATCTGCTGACCCTGCCACCAAAGCAGGCAACTATGAGCGAACCGCGTCGAAAGAATCTCAAGATAGTGTGCAACAAGGGTCAAGTATTCATCAAGGGTTTAACTAGCATATTTGTAAAGAGCGGCGAAGAGGCAATCAAATTGCTTCGCTTAGGTCAGCAGCGTATCACATACGCATCGACAGCTGTCAATGCCAATTCAAGTCGCTCGCATTGTGTCTTCACTGTGAACGTTTTGAAATACCATCGATCGGGCATGACAACGTGTAGCTCATACAAATTCTGCGATCTCGCTGGCTCTGAGCGTGTGGATAAAACGGGCACGATTGGCTCTCGACTGCGGGAAGCACAAAGGATTAACACATCGCTTATGGTGCTGGGTCGCTGCCTAGACGCAGCGAGTtcgacgaaaaaaaagaataatgcGGACGTTATACCATATCGAGACTCGAAGCTAACATTGTTATTACAACCTGCATTACTGGGCACGGAGCGATTGGCCATGATTGTGACGGTAACACCCCTGGACAAATACTTCGAAGAGAATCTCAATGTGCTGAGCTTTGCGTCCATAgcgaaaaatataatttttaagcaGCCAATTAtcaaacaacacaacacacgtTACTCGGGCTTCGCCGAGAGCAATCTACCCCCAGCGATAAGAGATCTGAAACGCATCGAGGAATTGGAGGAACAAAATTATAA ACTGCAGGCTGAAATTGATCAAATGAACTATCAGCATTTACTGCAGATGCAGCTACTGGAGGAGAAGTTGCGCAAGGAGCTGACAGACAGATTTCAAGCCAACTTAGAGATGAATATAAAGCAGGGCGAGGAACGACTGGATAAAATGCTGCACATGCAGTCTCGCGAATTTGAAGCAAAG ATAGCTTCAATTAATCGCAAACACGCAGAAGAGATTGAGGACTTGAAAGATGAAATCGAGGAATTGAAATCACCAAATAGCGATATCGAAATCATCGATGATTAA
- the LOC133839982 gene encoding uncharacterized protein LOC133839982 produces MASTSNSSGRIATRRTTATSINSASSSKINNSKLESKSNKMNTAKETNKKSMTSSEATRSEITDKTTKKNKTEKAKTPTITMDDGTSKENVNGYSYNENHKGPYAVYLEKNLNGNSGAINSIELAAFLSSKEIEGIEEIRKMGYGRCKVVCNSAQAANNLAYCGDLLAGCYEPKIPRHLVNTAGIIFNIPLNLSDSDILKNIKSDITIDQVERIMKKSRIDGQLIPTGRVKLWFNGAEIPKEIKLMYSRLSVQPFIYFCQCFCCFRFGHLAKHCKSKARCFRCGLAHDKQDPCGPTSCVNCKEQHVATDPNCPARIKEYSIKKIMASENMSRKDAKTKFPSIFQKASPPPLDALNFPQLPKQIGNPRSARSSNSSLQSTPVQSFSNPTPRHHIAKFYITKSQMPSLSVNSPA; encoded by the coding sequence ATGGCCAGCACGTCCAACTCAAGTGGGAGAATCGCCACCAGGCGAACAACTGCCACTTCAATCAATTCGGCTTCttcttcaaaaataaataattcaaaattggaAAGCAAATCCAACAAAATGAACACTGCAAAAGaaaccaataaaaaaagtatgaCCAGCTCTGAAGCCACGCGCTCAGAAATAACggacaaaacaacaaagaagaaTAAAACGGAAAAGGCAAAAACACCAACAATCACCATGGATGACGGAACTagcaaagaaaatgtaaatggaTACTCTTACAACGAAAACCACAAGGGCCCTTACGCGGTATAtcttgaaaaaaatttaaatggaaatagCGGAGCCATAAACTCCATCGAGCTGGCGGCTTTTCTGTCGTCAAAAGAAATAGAGGGCATAGAGGAGATTAGGAAGATGGGGTACGGACGGTGCAAAGTCGTTTGCAACTCGGCGCAGGCCGCTAATAACTTGGCTTACTGTGGCGATTTACTTGCAGGCTGCTACGAGCCGAAGATCCCTCGCCACCTAGTAAACACGGCTggcattattttcaatatccCTTTAAACCTTTCAGATTCCgacattttaaaaaacattaaatctGACATCACAATAGACCAAGTCGAACGCATTATGAAAAAATCTCGAATTGACGGACAGCTTATCCCGACTGGACGAGTAAAACTGTGGTTCAATGGAGCAGAGATTCCTAAAGAGATAAAGCTTATGTACTCTAGACTGTCTGTTCAGCCGTTCATATATTTTTGCCAGTGTTTTTGCTGCTTCCGGTTTGGCCACCTGGCTAAACACTGCAAGAGCAAGGCCAGATGTTTCAGGTGCGGACTTGCACATGACAAGCAGGATCCTTGCGGCCCAACCTCATGCGTCAACTGCAAGGAGCAGCATGTGGCGACTGACCCAAATTGTCCGGCGAGGATAAAAGAATAttcgataaaaaaaataatggcTTCCGAAAATATGTCTAGAAAGGATGCAAAAACTAAATTCCCCTCCATTTTTCAGAAAGCTTCACCCCCTCCGCTCGATGCGTTGAACTTCCCACAGCTTCCCAAGCAAATAGGCAACCCTAGATCAGCCAGATCCTCAAATTCTTCTCTTCAGAGTACGCCAGTTCAATCCTTTTCAAATCCTACACCA